GTTTCTGTTTTGCCTTTTGAGTTCGAGCAGGTTTTGGTACGGCAGAAGTCTCAGTTAATTTTGCATTCTTTTTTTGACGAGCCATGCTGCTTCCCTCTTGAACTTGAAATCGATCAGACTTTCGCTTTCAAACGCCGCTGGATCACTTTCTCAACTTTTTTTAACTCAGCCTCTGACAGTTGCTCTAGATACTGTAAAACAGTCTGTAAGTCGAGGTGATGAATCGCGTGATTTACTTTAGCATCAACTGACTCAAGATCGAGCGACGTGGCTTTGACCTCGATCGTATTCACTGGTTGCGCTAGTGCGATTTCGCGTTGAACGAATTCTGCTTCTTTCAGCACAGGGTCTAATCGGGGCATTGCAGCAATACGCCATTTGCGGCAGTGTTGCGGCATGGCTTGGATGCGATCGTCTCCGAACGATTCTCGATAGTAGCTACACCATACGCCAAACTGATTTCCTTCATGAGTTGGATCGTGCCATTCACAAGTTCGACAAGTTGGCTTTTTCAACTGGAGTGAGCCATCAAGATCTTCTGGTGCGATCGTCGTTTCTGCATTGCGCTGGATTGAGGTCGTTTCAATGAATTGTTGAGTGAGTGCTTGCCCTTTTTCGTACCACCAGCGTTCGAGTGTGAGTGGATTCGGCGCAACGAAGCTCGTTGACTTTCCAGCAATTTCACAGCTTACATTGAGGCGATAAGGTTGTTTCGGCACGGGGCAATGCTCGATCGACCAATGCGGTGAGAGTAAAGCTTGTAGCTGTGAGAATTGTTCGCGAAAGGTTTGCACTTTCCAATCGCGATACTGATTCATCAGATCCTGATAGTTGCGGAAGAATCGTGCAATATTTGTTCGATCGACTAAGTAGAACTTAAATCCTTCTTCGTCGTCTTCACACCGTTGCAATAGTCCCCAATTTTGCACGGCTTCCCGATAGTGTAAGAATCGCTGACTCTGTTCGATATCTACCGTTTTTTGATGACGCTGAATCAGGGCTTCGACCCGCTCTAAATCGAGTGTTTCACCTTTGAGAACGCGATCGACAAATTCAGTCCGAGCCGATCTTGGTGTAATGTCGGCTGAAATTCGATACAACACTTTCGTTTCAACCTGGTTTAACACCGTGAGTGCATCTTGATTCTCAAATGGTAAAAAAGCGCGTCCGACCGACATCATGCAGTAACACAAAGAAGTGCTTAACCCGGTTCTCTCGCGTGCCCAGACCAAAAACTCGCTGTTTTGCCCCCAACCAAATAAAGCTTTGACTTCGAGCAGTTCTTTTCCAGTTTCGTAAATATCATAGAAAAGTCGTCCGAAGCGGTTTTGAATGTTGCTGGCGATTTCTTCTAAGCGATCGCATTGAGCCGCAGATAAAGCCATTTGTGCAGTCGTTGTGGTGAGCGCGCGATCGTCTTGGGACGGTAAAGACACTAGAACTTAGCTCCGGTCTAGTTTTTTATATTATATCTAGAATTCTGGAAAAAATGCAGAATCTAAGATAGCTTTTCTGGCTTGATGTCTCAATGAGAAGTCGCTTGTATACTGGTAGATAGGTTAAAGGATGAGCCGTCGAAGATGTACATTCTGAATGCACCAACGGGAATTAAAGCAGGTCGTCAATTGCTCGGCAGAATGGTTAGGGCTGCTCGTGCGATGCGCGGTTGGACGCTCGATGATCTCAAAGAGCAGATTGCTCAGAATGTCTCTTATCGAAGTGATTCTGGCATCGAGCCTTACATTGTGAGTAAATCCCAGTTGAGTGTTTTAGAACGCGGTCAGCCTGTGCTCGATCCGCTGTTGTTTGAGTCGATCGCGGTTCTAGAATTACTGAATCATCCGATCGAACAACGCGCCCTTACGATCGAAGAAATTAAAGCGATTAACTGTGGACTGTTCGATCCAAAAACTGGCAATTGGCTCAATTCTGAGACTCCAAGAGTTTTGACGCAATCCGCGATCGCAAGTTGAACGGTTTTATAAAAGTTTCCAGCGACGCAGAAACTTTCATAAATTTCAGTTGTTTTTATAAAAGTTTCCAATGACGCGGAAACTTTTATAATTCTTAAGGTTCATCTTCAAGTACGGCTTCGATCTCTGACTCAAGCTGCTCAATCGAAGGCAAGCTATTTTTGAACTGCTCCGGTAAGCTATCCCAGATCTCGTGTGTAGAAACGCCGATCGGTCGTTTGATGCTGCGGAGGGCGTATTCCACGATCGTTTGGTTCTTTGACTTACATAAAATTAAGCCAACAGTTGGTTGATCATCAGGATGCCGCAATAGATCATCGACTACGGCTAAGTAGAAGTTCATCTTGCCGCTCATCTCCGGCGTGAATTCGGTCATCTTTAAGTCGATGATTACAAAGCACCGCAGTCTTAAATGATAAAAAACAAGGTCAATATAGTAATCTTCGTTGCCGACTTGAAGATGATACTGACTGCCGACAAACGCGAACCCCACACCCAGTTCGAGTAAAAAGTCCCGAATGTGAGCAACTAGCGCGTTTTCTAAATCCCGCTCCTGTGCTTCTCGACCCAGCGAAAGAAAGTCAAAAGAATAGGGACTCTTCAGCAAGCTATTTGCAAGATCCGATTGAGGTTTGGGTAAAGTTTGCTCAAAGTTCGTAATCGCTTTACCTTGTCGATCGCGCAGTCGAGTTTCGATTTGAATTACGAGAACATTACGACTCCAGCCGTTAGAGATGGTTTGCTGCGCGTACCAAAGACGGTCTTCTGTTATTTTCAGCTTTTCTAACAGTGCAAGATTGTGATACCAGGTAATTTGTGCAAGCACCTCTTGCACAATTGACAACTCTGGGTAAGCTTCTGCAAAGGTTCGCATATACTTGAGATTGCGACTCGAAAAGCCTTTAACTTCTGGAAATTCTCGTCGCAAATCTTTCGAGAGTTGGTCAATCACTTTTGCGCCCCATCCGGCTTGGGCTTGACGATCGAGGATCATCTGTCCGATTTGCCAGTAGAGGAGCACTAGCTCACGATTGACCGAGACAGCAGCACGAACTTGAGCTGTCCGAATGCGGTCTTTCAAATCGCTCAACA
This sequence is a window from Leptolyngbya sp. NIES-2104. Protein-coding genes within it:
- a CDS encoding helix-turn-helix transcriptional regulator; the encoded protein is MYILNAPTGIKAGRQLLGRMVRAARAMRGWTLDDLKEQIAQNVSYRSDSGIEPYIVSKSQLSVLERGQPVLDPLLFESIAVLELLNHPIEQRALTIEEIKAINCGLFDPKTGNWLNSETPRVLTQSAIAS
- a CDS encoding YhcG family protein is translated as MAKSSSLVPEGYSQLLSDLKDRIRTAQVRAAVSVNRELVLLYWQIGQMILDRQAQAGWGAKVIDQLSKDLRREFPEVKGFSSRNLKYMRTFAEAYPELSIVQEVLAQITWYHNLALLEKLKITEDRLWYAQQTISNGWSRNVLVIQIETRLRDRQGKAITNFEQTLPKPQSDLANSLLKSPYSFDFLSLGREAQERDLENALVAHIRDFLLELGVGFAFVGSQYHLQVGNEDYYIDLVFYHLRLRCFVIIDLKMTEFTPEMSGKMNFYLAVVDDLLRHPDDQPTVGLILCKSKNQTIVEYALRSIKRPIGVSTHEIWDSLPEQFKNSLPSIEQLESEIEAVLEDEP